The genomic DNA CTGTAGGTTCGCTCCAGCCGCGCAAGATCGATCATCAAGTCGCTCCACGATCGTTCCTGCGAATCGGAATCTTCATCCTCACAAGCCGCATCGCGATACTGGCTCAGGAAGCGATGAAAATGAGCCCCCAGGTCCGCCAAAGTGTAACTTTGCGACGGGAAGAACTGGAGATATTCCACGGCAAACGCGTTAAACGTCTCCTCACCCAACAGTTTCACAAGCGCCGGAAACTCTTCGCCTAAACACTCCAACAACCGCGCATAATACGCGTTGGCATAGACCTCGATCCGCTGCTGGCTGTCGAGTCTTTTCGATGGCAGGATCAAATCTTCCAGGCTTGCCCCGACGGCTTCTCCCAAAGCGTCTCGAGCGGTCTCCGATTGCGAGCCGCTCTGCACCCCATCGGGATGCGTGATGACCGCCTGCATCCATTGCTGAACGCGCTGCAGTCCGTGCGAAGTGGATTCCATCTACTCGACCTCCGCTCGACTGAACAACGCTGGCTGAGGAATCGCATCGCGACGGCGCTCGTTCGCCGGTGCCACCGCATCCTCCGTGGGAAGGGGCCGCGGCATGTTGGACGATTGCGACGGCGCATCCCAATCGTCCAACGGCTCGGCTTGGGCCGAACTCAGATAAGCTTTCGCCTTCAGCACCTCGGCATGCAGCACATCGAATTCGGGAATGTTGGCGTCCCATTCCAACAGCGTTGAAGCCCGGATCCCGCGTTGGTAGGCATATCGAAACAGCTCCCACACGCGATCGACCACGCGTCCATCGTGCGTGTCGATGCAGTGGGTTCCAAGATCGGTGTGCCCCGCCAAATGGAACTGGACAACGCGATCGGCGGGGATCGAATCGAGGTATTCGGTAGGAGAGAAATCGTGATTCACGCTGGAGACGTAGACGTTGTTCACGTCCAACAACAACTGGCATCCACTTTCGATCGTCATTCGGCGGATGAACTCCCATTCGCTCATCGTCGAATCGCGGAAGGTGACGTAGGTGCTGGGATTCTCCAGCACCAACGGCCGTTCCAGAATTTCTTGCACGATTCGAATCCGATCGCAGACGTGGCGTAGCGATTCTTCGTGGTAAGGGATGGGTAACAGATCGTGGGTGTTTTTTGATGCGATCCCAGTCCAACAGACATGGTCCGAAACCCAGCGTGCGCCGGTCTCATCGGCCAGTCGCTTCAGCTTTTTCAAGTATTCGAGGTTCAACGGATCGCTGCTGCCGATCGACATCGAAACCCCGTGCATTACGATCGGGTACCGTTCGGCGATTTGGTCCAGGACGTAAAGCGGACGCCCTTGGCAGTCCATGAAGTTCTCGGAGATGATTTCGAACCAATCGACCGCCGGTTGATGCTCCAAAATGTGTGCAAAGTGGGCGGTCCGCAGCCCAACGCCAAGCCCCAAGCCAGATGCCGTAGGCGATGGTTCTCGATTCGAATCGGTCATTGGTTCAAGGCTCCCGGAGGTGTTGCAACAAACAACGGCTGGTCGTGACAAAACAGGACCAGCCGTTGGAATCGGTTAACGAACATGGTTTGCTGCGCGTCACGCTTTATTTAGGTGCTGGACCGACCTTCTTGGCGGCAGCTGTCATCAATTGCTCGAATTGCTTGCGAGCCAATTTCCAAGCGTTGGCGTTCAAAGGCACACTGCAGCTGCCCTTGCCTTTGCATGTGTTCTGTCCGGGATAGCCGCCGCAGCCGCCAGCTCCCTTGCACTCATTGGCACCCGCGCAGTCGTGTTTTGCAACGCTTGCACAAGACCCCATACCGGCGCAATTGTGATCGCCTTTGCCTTCGCCCTTGCAAGTGTTCAATCCCTTGCAAGTGTTCGGAGAGGCGATCAACAACGCCGGATCGACTCCCAAATCGGCTTTCCCCTCGTCGGCCGATGCCAACTTGCTGCCGGCCACGAGCCCGCCCGTTGCAATCACGGCCATGCGTCCAAAATTCCGGCGTCCAATGTTCGTGTCACTCATAGTAAGTACCTTCTTTCGGGAAGTGGATGTAAACGACGACGAGCTTGCTGCCGATGCCAGTGGATCCGGTCGGAGCCAAACCAACGGTGCTGCCGAAGCAATCGTCACGCAGACGATTACCAATCGAATAGCGATCGCGGCATCTGCACTCGGTGCTGTGGAATCCTGAGAGAATTCCACCGCAATCCAATCGTCGCTTCGCAGTCTAGCCGCGTCGCCTCCCAGTGATTGTGTGCCATCTAACAGAACCCCACGCCTTAGCCAAAAGAAGTAGCCAGGGAGAAAGCCCCCCCACCCTTCGACGAACGGATTCCTCTACCCGGGGCGTCTTGGCAGTGGAGCCCCCAATCGAACGGAAACGTCTCCCATTCGCGCCGCACATGGATCGTGCAATTTTTTCATGTTGTATTTTCGATCCGCAGAAAACATTAGGTCGAACAATCACCCTAACCATGTGCCCAACCATCAATCGAAACGATCTGCCCGAGAATGAGATGCACGCACGACGCCGCCCCGCTCCGCGATTTGCCCTTATCCAATGCGAATCATGCCATCTTCCTCATCGCTCCCCGCATGAGGAACAGCAGCACTCCACAACCGAAGGGTTGGCCGAATTCCTATAAAGTGAAACGCCCCACGGCTGATGGAGCACTGCCCTTAAAGCGATCACAGGGAGCCCCCCTGTGCGCCAAAGCCGCGACCTGTTAACACTTCGCACTACCCGACCTCGCAGGAGCGGACCGTGGTTCAAAGAAGCCGAATGGTGCCGGCAACTGCGTCGTGTGAGGCGCCTTATCTACACTCATCCCCAGTCCGACAGACATAAGCGTTTACAAACGCCGCGATCGCCACCGGTCCAAAGGAAAATTGCATGCGAGTTTGGAAAGTTGGAATCATAGGAGGCGGGCCCGGCGGCTTGACGACGGCCTATTCGCTGCAAAAGATCGCGGATCGCCCGTTCCATGTGACGCTATTCGAGGCCAGCGATCGGCTGGGGGGAAAGATCCTCACGCCGCAATTCAGCAAAGCATCCTCACGCTACGAAGCGGGGGCGGCGGAATTCTATGGATACTCGCAATTTGACGACGATCCGCTGCGGGAATTGATTGCCGAACTCGGATTGCCCGTCACGCAAATGGAGGGCTGTGCGGTGATCATGAACAACCGCGTCCTTTCAAATCTCGATGATGTTCGCGATCACTTGGGGCTCGAAGCGTTCGCTGCGGTGACAGCGTTCGACCGCCGCGCTCGCGACCACATGACACCGGAGGAATTCTATCAATCCGACTACCCCGAAGGGTCGACTCGCCAACCCGACCGGCGTCGCTTTGATTCGATGTTAGACGCGATTGACAACGACGACGCACGCCAATATATCGAGGCGATGATCCACAGCGATCTGGCGACGGAGCCCAAGCAAACCAGCGTCGATTATGGTGTGCAGAACTACGTCATGAACCATCCTGCGTACATGAGCCTGTACAGCATTGAAGGGGGCAATGAGCGTTTGCCGCGCGAACTCGTCGCACGGATCGACGCGGACATCCTGCGTGATTGCCCGGTTCGCAGCGTCTGCAAACTCGAGGATGATCGATTGCGCATTGCATCGCGCCATCACGGTGAGGATCGACAGGACGATTTTGATTTTGTTGTCATCGCCCTGCCACACAATCAAGTGAACTCGGTTGCGTTTGAAGGGGATCGGCTTGCCGAGGCGATTCGAACGCACCACGACTACTTCAATTACCCAGCCCATTATCTGCGCGTCACGATCTTGTTCGACGAACCCTTCTGGCGTCGTACGTTGACCGATTCGTTCTGGATGCTGGATCGCATGGGGGGATGCTGCTTGTACGACGAATCCTCACGCGATCTGGAGAGTACCCACGGCGTGTTGGGTTGGTTGTTGGGGGGCAGCAATGCGGAAGAGATGAGTCACTTGGACGACGAGCGGTTGATCCAAGAGGCACTCGATTCGCTGCCCGACTTCCTCGCCGATGGACGCGAGCGTTTTGTCGAGGGGCGCGTCCATCGTTGGATTGGCGCGGTCAATGCGATGCCAGGTGGGATGGTGCCGCTGAGCCAAGATCGCCGCCACCAACCCGAGCCGACAGAACATGCCAACCTCTATATGGTCGGCGACTACTTGTATGACTCCACTCTCAACGGTGTCCTCGACTCGGCCAACTATGTCGCCGCGTGGATTGCGGGACGCATGAACAACAACGGAAAGGACCTAGTGTGATTGCCAAAGATATTCAACGCGGCAAGGCATCGACCGATTTTGGTGTCTTTAGTGAACTGCCGTTTGGATCAGAGATTCAGCAGATCGCGTTTGTCTCGGAACATCGCCCCGAACAAAAACTGCTGCTGGCATTGCCGATGCCGTTTCGACGATATGCGGTGAACGCAGAATCCGCCCCCGACCCGCAGACGGATGAATCCCATGACCGGCTCCAG from Rosistilla carotiformis includes the following:
- the bufB gene encoding MNIO family bufferin maturase, yielding MTDSNREPSPTASGLGLGVGLRTAHFAHILEHQPAVDWFEIISENFMDCQGRPLYVLDQIAERYPIVMHGVSMSIGSSDPLNLEYLKKLKRLADETGARWVSDHVCWTGIASKNTHDLLPIPYHEESLRHVCDRIRIVQEILERPLVLENPSTYVTFRDSTMSEWEFIRRMTIESGCQLLLDVNNVYVSSVNHDFSPTEYLDSIPADRVVQFHLAGHTDLGTHCIDTHDGRVVDRVWELFRYAYQRGIRASTLLEWDANIPEFDVLHAEVLKAKAYLSSAQAEPLDDWDAPSQSSNMPRPLPTEDAVAPANERRRDAIPQPALFSRAEVE
- a CDS encoding HvfC/BufC N-terminal domain-containing protein gives rise to the protein MESTSHGLQRVQQWMQAVITHPDGVQSGSQSETARDALGEAVGASLEDLILPSKRLDSQQRIEVYANAYYARLLECLGEEFPALVKLLGEETFNAFAVEYLQFFPSQSYTLADLGAHFHRFLSQYRDAACEDEDSDSQERSWSDLMIDLARLERTYSEVFSGPGIERLETLRGDALAAVPPDSMGRICLTPAPCLRLLQLNSGAHEYAIAVRKGEDVDGVIPQIRPTYLAITRIRYVVRTIDLEPAEFEVLQLLCDSVSLERAISSVAALDALDDAALSSQLVAWFQKWATDQMFIDFHVDNG
- a CDS encoding flavin monoamine oxidase family protein, encoding MRVWKVGIIGGGPGGLTTAYSLQKIADRPFHVTLFEASDRLGGKILTPQFSKASSRYEAGAAEFYGYSQFDDDPLRELIAELGLPVTQMEGCAVIMNNRVLSNLDDVRDHLGLEAFAAVTAFDRRARDHMTPEEFYQSDYPEGSTRQPDRRRFDSMLDAIDNDDARQYIEAMIHSDLATEPKQTSVDYGVQNYVMNHPAYMSLYSIEGGNERLPRELVARIDADILRDCPVRSVCKLEDDRLRIASRHHGEDRQDDFDFVVIALPHNQVNSVAFEGDRLAEAIRTHHDYFNYPAHYLRVTILFDEPFWRRTLTDSFWMLDRMGGCCLYDESSRDLESTHGVLGWLLGGSNAEEMSHLDDERLIQEALDSLPDFLADGRERFVEGRVHRWIGAVNAMPGGMVPLSQDRRHQPEPTEHANLYMVGDYLYDSTLNGVLDSANYVAAWIAGRMNNNGKDLV